The Arctopsyche grandis isolate Sample6627 chromosome 10, ASM5162203v2, whole genome shotgun sequence genome window below encodes:
- the LOC143917933 gene encoding uncharacterized protein LOC143917933: protein MLSACMMARGATGAEAETGLGAGTEADSSMLKLTVSELEGTSSLGVSTVLGVCRWCLCGGSLSRILPACCHLVKATFGLQLVSEEEVEEYQYLICDICIEKLKECYSFRCQIEDSQNKFKDILIKADVEEYLNVPDLVIEDTKDNILKCEYPSDDDMSADFDPTSDILIDNALKKAKDRKIIIRSKNSKKNTQSKSVIKRKINAPEPSEPIEITTENAYNVAAHNLLNTENEKSKERRRNNVKLMSEAEFKKYRRLYYRIRYAKAMPFKLEKSALSCDICNETFTTHKNLVSHMANHYPNHICDLCGKAFVLKEQLTGHMRTHSTEKLACKICSKVMKKSSMSRHLRTHSGNNGVYACPSCPQRFVSFSTRINHMAEKHNVDIFRYNCSICSKKFHLANSLTKHVRRCHFQELNVNCPECGKGFFDKKSLKNHMLKHTGEKKYQCEVCRKSYGRKCTIIEHMKIHNNIKQHQCPLCEKAFTQKCTLKGHLKVHDRIQKLNTGEM from the exons ATGTTGTCGGCGTGCATGATGGCGCGGGGGGCGACGGGGGCGGAGGCCGAGACGGGGTTGGGGGCGGGGACGGAAGCGGACTCTTCTATGTTAAAGCTGACGGTGTCTGAACTAGAGGGGACGAGCAGTTTAGGAGTGTCGACAGTCCTCGGCGTGTGCCGCTGGTGCCTTTGCGGAGGCTCTCTCTCTCGAATATTACCCGCTTGTTGTCACCTCGTCAAAGCCACCTTCGGCCTACAA ttgGTGAGCGAAGAAGAAGTTGAAGAATACCAATATTTAATTTGcgatatatgtattgaaaaattaaaagaatgctATTCGTTCCGTTGTCAAATTGAAGatagtcaaaataaatttaaagatattCTCATTAAAGCCGATGTTGAAGAATATTTGAATGTTCCAG atctAGTTATTGAAGATACAAAAGATAATATTCTAAAATGTGAATATCCATCTGACGATGATATGTCAGCCGATTTTGATCCAACGTCGGATATACTAATCGATAATGCATTGAAAAAAGCAAAAGatagaaaaattataatcaggtcaaaaaattctaaaaagaaTACCCAAAGTAAATCAgtgataaaaagaaaaattaatgccCCAGAACCTAGTGAACCGATCGAAATAACTACTGAAAATGCATACAATGTAGCCGCTCACAATTTATTAAATACCGAAAATGAGAAGTCCAAAGAGCGAAGACGGAACAATGTAAAATTGATGTCAGAGgccgaatttaaaaaatatcgacGACTATACTATCGAATAAGATACGCTAAAGCAATGCCATTCAAACTAGAGAAATCGGCCTTATCTTGTGACATTTGTAATGAAACTTTTACGACTCACAAAAACTTAGTCTCTCATATGGCGAATCATTATCCAAATCATATATGTGATTTGTGTGGGAAAGCATTTGTTCTGAAAGAACAGCTTACAGGACACATGAGAACTCATAGTACTGAAAAACTCGCTTGCAAAATTTGCAGCAAGGTTATGAAAAAATCCAGTATGTCCAGACATTTGAGAACGCACTCTGGTAACAATGGCGTTTATGCATGTCCCTCGTGTCCCCAGAGGTTCGTTTCGTTCAGTACTCGCATAAACCATATGGCTGAAAAACATAATGTTGATATTTTCCGATATAATTGTTCAATTTGTTCTAAAAAGTTTCATTTAGCTAATAGTCTCACTAAACATGTTCGCCGATGTCACTTTCAAGAATTGAATGTTAACTGCCCGGAATGTGGTAAgggattttttgataaaaaatcattaaaaaatcatatGCTCAAACACACCGGGGAGAAGAAATATCAATGTGAAGTCTGTCGTAAGTCTTATGGAAGAAAATGCACAATTATCGAACATATgaaaatacacaataatattAAGCAGCACCAATGTCCCCTTTGTGAAAAAGCTTTCACTCAAAAGTGTACTCTAAAAGGTCATTTGAAAGTCCATGATAGAATTCAAAAACTGAATACTGGTGAAAtgtaa